The following is a genomic window from Nicotiana tabacum cultivar K326 chromosome 3, ASM71507v2, whole genome shotgun sequence.
TAGTATTTGAAAGAGAGAATATTCTGTAATTTGACGGGGGTAAGCTTTCTGTCGTGTAGGGATGTCAAAGTGGTGTGAGGTCACTGTACGCAACTACTGATCTTCTTACTGTTGTAAGTTGAattgtctctctctctctgatTATTAGAAAGACTTTACCAGCATATTTACTTTCCGGAAAAGAACCTGGATTTGGTAAATGATTTAACTTATTTACAATGAGATCTACAATTTTAACGGCTTGTAGCAGGTTAATTACACCTTTTTAGGCTACAATTCTAGGCTTACTAGATTGTTACATGGTTCCAAATACTGATAACATATTCAAATTAACACTAATGATGAACTTGGCAGGAATTCAAGCATGTAAGCAACATGGGAGGGGGATATCAGGCTTGGGTGGAGAGTGGGTTTGCTGTAAACAAACCACAAGATGAACTTTGATCACTCGGTCTTCTCTTGTTGCAGCAGTTGCGCTAGCTATCAAGATATCTTAACCACGAAAGAATAAGTTTTCATTGAAATCACTAGTATATTCTCTGTATTTGACGCTCATTGTAAAACAAAAATATTGCAATAAAGTCTCTGATTTTGACATCTGCATTTTTTTTCGTTGCGGTCCCTAAAATGTACTTAGTATTTTACTCAAGACAAATTGCAAATAGATGAGAAACCAATTGAAATAGAAGAAAGCTTACTTATTGAATGATGTAAAATAGGAGGTAAGCTGCTGGGCGGCTAGGTAGGAGGTCGATGGATGTTTGTTAATGGCAGCTGGCTAAGAGAATTAGTCAAAATACTTTAttctatattaaaaaaaaaaattaacttttacCAATCAGAGCTCCAACTACTGAGCTGTTCAGCAACCCTTTGATTCTCAACTGCCAAATGGGCCACCCCTACGCTTTGAATGGAAGCTTAAATTCTTTTTCCTATAGTGTAATGTCCTAATCAACTTGTGCACTTCTATATTTATTGGGCTACCCAATACCGGTTACCTTCACTACCATCATTACTGAATAATAGCTTGTTTGACAAAGCTGTAAAAATCATATTTTGAgaaatgtttttttttcaaaagtgcttttctcaaaattacttttggtgagaaacagtttgtgtttgactaattagtttgaaaaacacttctgagcagcaattggtgtttgaccaaactttaaataattgtttctaagtgtatttttctcaaaagtgcttctcaaaaaagtgcttttagagagaaactattttttctgcttctccaaaactgtttatgcttctcctcaaaagcactttttttccttccaaaagcttggccaaacacctcaagttttggcaaaaagtgtttttggccaaaaagaagcttggccaaataggctataaCTCCTTTCACTAATAATACTTCCTCCCTTCTATAATAAGTGACTATTTGATTTTTGGCACGCCCTTAAAAAAATACGAACTCCTACCGAAAAAAATATGTATTCACTATATTACGTTTAATTAAAATTTGCATATTGTTACCCTGTCACATTGAGATATGTAAATAAgggtagaaaaataaaaataattctttcttgattatgtaaaaagacacttattttggacaaaaaaaaaacaaaagagtcACTTATTATGAACGGAGGAACTCaagggcggatttaggggggcgGAAGGGGTTCACCCGAACTCTCTTCGTcgatatattaagttttgaatccCTTTAATACAACCCAAAAGTATAGCTTAGTGATCAAGGGGTTCAAAACATTTGTAAGACTAtagtttccattttttttttaaccTTTTCCTTTTTGAATCCTCTTCGCGCGGAGATCCTGCCTCCGCCGCCGAGGAAGTATTAACTTTGTGAATCAAAACTTAGGTAAATAAAAAGAAATCTAGCtatataatttttaatttctGCTAGGATCGAGGCAAAGCTTGCAATATAACTTCCAGAACTGAAAAAACATTATGGCGACAGAACCAGCAATAAGCCCCAATAAATAGGCCTAAGGAGCATGTGGAAAATTCAGATAGTTCACAATTCCTAAAAATGACAGGCAAAGATAGAAAAACTGACcgacacacattttttgtataaAAAGAACAATGTCAGAACTTTTTTTATTTGGTTCAATTACAGATGAAATTGTACCTCTTACAAAAATTTGAGCTTTGATGCTGCAATAAATCGTGTATTCTGTTTTAGTATAGATTTCTATATGGTCCTTCACAAATAGGCTGATCTGAGACTTCAATTCCACAACTTCAAAGCTTTAACAATTAAACCTGTGACACCTTGAAAAGGCTGATAGCAATTAAAGGTTGATTATTGATATGATGCATTTGTTACTCCATTTTCGGAAGAACATAGAAACCAACCTCCCCAACAATACGACAAGTCTTTAGTCAAGAGAGAGATTACGTCAAAAAAAGCACAAAGTTTACAGTCTAAATATAAGATTAGGTCAAAGTAACCACAAGGCACAAGTGCATTAATGAAGTGGTAGAAACAGCAACTACGACAACATAGGTGGGTGAGCATTTAGAGCAGAACAAGGATGCGTGAGGTTGCCAGTTGGTTGTACAACATACTGACAAAAGATTTGCATCAGGCATTTCCACATGGGACCATTATGCTTTCCTAGTTTCCAACACCCCACGCTCTAAGTTGATGTTCGTTGCCTATGAACCAAAATCAGCTGACCAATTGGTGATCTTATTAATGGCAGTCTTTGCTCAGTGCTGAAGCTTCTGCACTTGAAACAAGTTCCATCTTTCTGCATTagattttcccaaaaactttgATAATCCACCCAAAGACGTGATTAAGGTTGATGCAGTCTTTACTGTGGATTTTAAGGTTGTTGAATATTAGTCAAGATGGAGAAATTGGAAGAAGCATCGTTTGCTGAAACACCAACATGGGCCGTAGCGACAGTCGTCACAGTTTTGGTGAGCATTGGTTTCTTAATCCATAGCAGTTTGAACAAGTTTGGAAAGGTAAAAGAAAAAAACCATTTCTTATTATTCTATTTTCGAGCTCTGCAATATATTTctttggggtggattatatgttGAGCTCTATGCATTTGTTTGAATTCTCTAAATTTGTAATTTGTTCCTGCAGTGGTTGCACAGGACGAAAAGGAAACCTCTTTATGCTGCGCTAGAGAAAATCAAGGAAGGTAAGCCACCTGCTATCTGTATATTGAGCCTTTCGTGATTATTGGCACTCTTGCAGTGGTGGATGTAGAAGGTTTCTGTGAGTTCGGTAGAACACAGGATTGTTTACTCTAACGGTCTAACCCTGTAGATGTGTGTGAAATATACTAGAAAAAATTAGAGTTCAATGTACTGATCACTGGTTTTGATTCTTCTAAAGGCTGCTTGCTCTTTTGAGCTTAACGTTTAAGAATAGGGAGTAAATCATTATTTCCCATTTAAGATGCTTAATGAActcttttgttttcattttcctCTTCCTCCTTTTTGGCTGCAAGCAGAGCTTATGGTTTTTGGACTGCTATCACTGCTAATGGGTCATTGGATCATTTATGTTGCAAAGATTTGTGTCAAGTCATCAGCCTTGAGCAGCCACTTCTATCCATGTTCTCCGCCAAGAAACAAGAGCGAATCAGCAATTACGCGATTTGTTTTATCAGGTTCTTCATACTTGAATTCAAGTTCAAGGCTGCTTTTAAGCAGCAGGAATGAAGATCTTTGTCCTGAGGTGCCAAGCAAGAATATTCTACTCAATTTTatttgaccccccccccccccccccgcccaaaaaaaaaaaaaaacaattttccATTCTGTGACTTTTTACCTTAAACATTGTTTGATCCGAATTTCCATGAGTAAATTTTGGTCGATCTTCACGAGCTATCATCTACAAGGATAGTCTGTAAACAACTTCGGAATCCCTATTCTATTGTTGAAAGCTAACATTTGCCCCGTTAGATTATTCAACTGGAAAGTAACAACCTTATAGCCAAGCAAATTCCTGAATGTGGCACAATTAATATTGAAATGTTTTCTTTCATTGAAAATCCATGATTTTACTATATTTTGTACTCATAGGTTAGTAGATTGGAGGAGTTAAGAAGCCTAAACTTTTGTAAATCAAAAGTTTAAGGTGTGTAGAACTTGAAAATAGGACTATTTTTAACAAAGATTCCTCAGGGCTCTCTACCTGGTACAAAAAGTGAAGCTTGTCTTGATGATGGAACTATGAAGTTCTCTCACATTTTGCATTGCTTCATATAGATCACTTTGCAAGTTTCAAATTGTTTTAGTTGTTGTCTTTAATTAAGTGGCCAGTACTAATACTGGCTCCACATGAGCAGAGAACACTCATGTTAGTTTTGCCAGGGTCTCCAATCGTTTGCTTCAAAGGAGAGCCTGGAGCAGCTCCATCGTTTATTGCTTGTCCTCGGTGTTAGCCATGTGTCTTATAGCTTTTTCGCCATCGCCCTGGCAATGATCAAGGTTGGCTGATCTTCTTCCCGATTAACCTCTGATGACATCTTAGAACTTTCTTTCTACATCCATCAAACGCCATGAATTAGAACTTTCTTTCCACAACCATGCAGATATATAGCTGGAGAACATGGGAAAACTATGCCAAGTCAATGGCTCTTCAAAGATTGGAAGGTGCAAAAATTTCCAGCAGTACTACTATTCTTCATACTTTATTTATAAATTCCAGaataattacttgcaagtttaaCCTTAGGTTCTGAAGAAGCTGTCCCAAACAACAGGAGAATGGGGCGTATATCAACTTTTACTTTTCACCACACTGCTCACCCATGGAGCCAGCACAGGGCTCTTGTTTGGCTGgtattttcacataaaatcttGTGTTTCTGGTTGAGTGGATACTTGTTATGTGGTGTTCTTATGCTATCTCAACTTAAGAGGAATAGTATTAGCCCAATGATGTTATAAACAGGTGGCTGAGTACAGGTGAATACTAGATGTCCCAACTCATGTAGATCTAGTCATCAACACAATGCGTCCTGAATCTATTTGAAAGATAAGACATCTGTGTACATTGTTCTGGGCAATGGAGTGGCATGGAAAAGACTTACATACATACCTTAAGATGATAAAACTCTAAAATGCAATAGAgaataacaaattcaagtgcctTTTGCAGCTAAAGCTATGATCTAGAGTGGTACTGATCATGATCtacaatgccatttggtttattCAATGACTATTCAAACTGCCGTTGGTCACACAGGAGTCATAAATCTTAACGACATTGTAAAACTATAAACTTAGCTGCATCATTTGTTGTGAGCTTTAATTCATGTATTCAGATTGAATTATTGTAAACAATTGCATCTTAAACTTCATGTTCTGATAAATTGTTCATCTTCATACTTTAATCTTCTCTACCTCTTGGCATGTGCTGCGATGAGTTCAagcaattaaaaataatttattcaaaGTTCTCCTTTTAGCTTTGTTTCAGCCGCCAGTTCTGGAGTTCTATAAATGAAGCTGACTACATGGCGTTGCGCCTGGGTTTTATTACTGTAAGTCTTGTATTGTTTTCCTCTACAACTGAAATATCTTCCTCAATGATCATTGAGGTGGAAGGTGAAGAGTGACTTTCTAAGTCACACTGGCCTATTAATGCTATTTCCATTTTTTAAATAGTAATTTGTTTATTAAATCAGTTCCTTATTCATATTtgggttttggttattttatgaAAACACTTTCTAACTAATAACCACTGAAGATAATATTCACTTACATAGATGATGTGAATCAGTTAAGAATAGAAACCAAGTAGGCCCTATTTTAGGTACTTCTGTGTAGTTCATGGATTAAGTTCTTGTCAATGCCTTGTTAAGTTAACAGCTAAGATGAGTAGGTCAGATTAATTGATAATAGAAGCATGCACTAACCATGAAGCAGAGGGTCCactttctcgaactacattgtgACTTTTCCAGTATTGGTCTAACCTTCCAAACGAATTTGCTGTGGGTGCTTGGATGGGAACATGAACCACGACTAGCACCTCTCTATATTCCTATACTAGAATGGAGCAGCAATCTTATGTCTCTATATTCATTTTGTTTTTGCAGACTCATCAGCTGCCATTAACTTATGATTTCCATAAGTATATGCTTCGAAGCATGGAGGAAGAATTTCGTGATATTGTTGGTATTAGGTACAATGGCATATCAGTTTGAAGGTTATTTTTTCGGATTGACATAACTTCTGCATCATAATAAACTATTTGCTACTCCATCTCCGTCTTCCACATTATGAATTATACTATAAGATGGCAGACTATCAATAACTTCATAGAGAATTTCTGCAGTTTAAATTATTTATGTTCATGTTTTATTATCGGCATTCCATGTTTCCCCTCAATAGCTCTGGTAATCATGTTCGGACACCAGTAAAGACGTTAAGATTGACTGCTTAATTAGCTTGTCTTAGCTTCTCCAGTTTTATGATCTAGACCTCTCTTGTATCACTAATAAAGAACACAAGTTTCAGACTGAGTATTACCATGTGTTGGTTCTTTGACTTGCATCTTACTCACCAGAATCTTGCACCACATACGGCCTTCTTCTTACCAGAACCTTGCACTACGTATTACCTTCTTTAAATAAAAGTCTGGACATATTACTATTAGAATTAGATAAGCTTTCAAAAAGTGATACAATTACTGAAATATAGCTGTTAATTCATAGGACGTCGCATCAATATTAAACTTTCAAAAGTACAGCTCTTTTTTATATTAGCTTGAATTCTTGGAGGGCAGGCAAGTTTCTATCTAAGAATATGGGTCAATTTTTTTTTGACGGATAAAAAAAGGGAAGTAGTCAAGTTTTGCTAAGGGATATGTCCAGACTTTTATTAAAAATAGCTACACCACTTGAACTATCCTAATTACTTAGCTATTCCTTGGTGTGTGTTCCTGGCTGATGGCAATCAACACTTCACGCTTTTCCTTTCTCTAGGCATGGTTTGTTGTTGATGCCCAATTATGTTGTGACTATAGACAACACCTGACATATTTGTCCCTCTGAAGACTAAATACAACATTTCATAAACTGTAAGATATCATGGTTACGACAAAAGTctaagatttttctctttttttctttcttctattgcAGTATTCCACTATGGATTATTCATCTAAAATAATCCTTTTGATTCTTCTTTGGTTGCAGTGTTCCACTATGGATTTTCGTCATACTTTGTGTATTTTTAAGCTTTCACGGTAATTTATCCTCTAGATATTCTCTGAAATTTCTGCTTCAGCATGTATTATTGATCTAACAgataattttatcaaattttcttTTAGTTCTAACTACTTTAATGGAAATAATAGATTGAGGAGGTCGCTTAACGAGCTACTTTACAACTTCAGACTTGCTTAGATTCAGTTTGTTTTGCTACTTCAGCATCACAAAATCCCTAATTGCTTAGCATTTGAAAGTAAAAATCCAGCAACAAAAAGGATATGAAAGTCATTGCAACTAGATTACTTTGATCAACAAAAGACAATAAAGAGGATGTTATAAAAGCACATTTATACTTTTATTGAATTGTTTCCTGATCGTATCCCTTCTTTAGAGTAGTAGAAGAGGAACCAGGAAAGATTAATATGTAAATGAAGCAAAAGGCCAAAATGTGTAGTAGGTTTACTGTTGATTTCTTTTTGAATCCTTGCCGTTCTATTGTTCATTTAGTTCTTTCAAAAAGATGATGGATAATTTTGATGATCGTTGTCCAGGCACTAATATCTACTTCTGGATCTCCTTCTTTCCTGCTATTGTATGTCCTTGTTATTTTCTGTTCTCTTTTTGCTTCAGAAGCATAATTCAATTATCATTCAATTTCTGACCTTTTCGAAAATTGTTTTTGGAAGTTAATCCTTCTGGTTGGTACCAAGCTTCACCATGTGGTGGTTAAGCTGGCAGTTGAAATCATGGATAGCAGTCCACGGGAAGGATTTCATCAGTTTAACCTCAGAGATGAGCTATTCTGGTTTGGGAAGCCTAGGCTTCTGCTGCGGATAATACAATTTATATCATTCCAGGTatgcaaaataacataaatattatCCTCAAATTCAAAAGACTTAACAAGAGTAGGCGTTAATTAAATTTAGGTCAATGATATAGCTGCCTCATATATGACTTATTGATTGCTCTTCTGGGTGAATCATATGCAGAACGCATTTGAGATGGCAGCATACATTTGGTCACTGGTAAGAACTTGGGAACTTAGTTTTCTGATTGAGGTAGAGTTGCTtataatgaaataaaataattttgtcTTATTGTCAATGGGAAGAAGTAGAGTTGCTTATGAGGAAACGTTGTTCCTATGGGCTGCTGCAGACAGTAATTAGGTATATTTTCCCTTTTGTAGCCAATAGATGTAAGTTCCGGGTACTGATTGTTATTCACAGACCCTCCATTGACTGCATATCGTTGGGTGATCAGAGCGAGTAACATCTTCTGCCTTGTGTTTATCTTGTTTTACACTCTTGGTAGTTTTGCCTTTTGGAAGCCTCTACATAACTTCTACAAGTCTAAAGATCACATTTATTTAACTTTTCAACtcttaaagcaaactacaaagTTATATTGAGCTACGAGTCAGAAAATATGAGAGAGAGAGCAAACTAGAGGCTTTCATATGTGGTTTGTGTCTGTTTTATATTTTCACCTAATACTTAGAAAAGGCAAAAGCGATAATTTTCTTATGCAGTGATACAAAATTCTCTCCATAGGGGCTAACCCTGATTTCCTTTTCTGGTGCAGTGGGAAATTAAGGGATCATCGTGTTTCACAGAAAATCAAACCTTTCTCGTGATTCGCTTGTCATTTGGGTACCTATCTTTGTCTCATTTTCTTGTTAACTTGTTGCTGAATACACTCATTGTGGCATGACCCGTGTTAACTTGTCGCTGCAGGGTTATTTCTCAATTCTGGTGTAGCTTTGTCACATTTCCACTCTATGTTATTGTTGCTCAGGTAACTAAAAAACACTATGTAATCTCTTTCTTTTGTCCTTGGTTATATATCCTTCTGCATTATTCCTTGAGTCATCGATGATCGAGCAGATGGGTTCCAGATACAAGAAGACAATTGTTTCAGAGAATGTTAGGAAGTCGCTACATGGATGGCGACACAAGGTGAAAACCAGACTCGAGGGTTCAATTGTTAATCCAGAAAGATTATTAGTGACCACATCATTAGACTCAGTGGAGGATGAGACAGATCAAATTCATAGCATTGCTACCAACAGCATAGCGGGATGCTCCCCATTGTTCGAAAATACCAGGGTCTCAAACCAACAAATCGCTTTTGAGCAAAATTGCACGAATGAAATCTCAGAATGTGATGATGAGTTACATGTTCCATTTTCTCCTCGAAATTGAGGAGAGGTTTGGTGAAAAATATGACGATGGATCAAACAATGACAATATAATTTCGTGTAATGGGGGAGAGGATTACAAGGTGGAATCAAACTTTTACTAACTAGTTTCTCGACTTAGTACatgattttataaaataatatcaatattgCCAAAACTAAAGCTTTAATGAGTAAATAATTATACATGAAATAAAGCACAAATTTTTATAAATGGTCAATATGGATCAGCGTATGATAACTTGTTTGTCAAGCTAAGGTTAACATGATTGGATATTGGATGAACATGAAGATCAACAATCAATGTTTGATTTAGATACATGTGACtttcttttatatttattttgtttttataaagTACACACATGTAATGAAGTGTATTTCACCTAATAATTTTCTATAGACAATATTCATAGTATATATTCCTTTCGATCATTTTGTTTTCTCTATTATGACCGGAGCTCTTGTAATCAACATAAAACATGCATCTACTTGATCAATCACTACAATAGAAGTCTCCCTTATATATATGAACCTTCTCCCCAAGTGAAAGAAAATGTAGATCATCATATTAGTGGGCTTTAATCTGCTCAAGTAACAAAGAGTGTACAAACACACAAGCAAAAACTTTTGTTGTTATTGAAAAATCTATTATGACACACAAATTAGGCAACGATTGAACCTCCAAGGCTAACACACGCATCTCAGCTGAAACAAGAATCATATTGCCCATGATTTTTCAACTCAAGGTAGCCGTTACCACAAAATATATTACAAGAAAGATGTCTAAATAAAACATCAAGTTACTTTATGATCTCAAAATGACAAAAGGCAT
Proteins encoded in this region:
- the LOC107815735 gene encoding MLO-like protein 4 isoform X1, whose translation is MEKLEEASFAETPTWAVATVVTVLVSIGFLIHSSLNKFGKWLHRTKRKPLYAALEKIKEELMVFGLLSLLMGHWIIYVAKICVKSSALSSHFYPCSPPRNKSESAITRFVLSGSSYLNSSSRLLLSSRNEDLCPEGLQSFASKESLEQLHRLLLVLGVSHVSYSFFAIALAMIKIYSWRTWENYAKSMALQRLEGSEEAVPNNRRMGRISTFTFHHTAHPWSQHRALVWLLCFSRQFWSSINEADYMALRLGFITTHQLPLTYDFHKYMLRSMEEEFRDIVGISVPLWIFVILCVFLSFHGTNIYFWISFFPAILILLVGTKLHHVVVKLAVEIMDSSPREGFHQFNLRDELFWFGKPRLLLRIIQFISFQNAFEMAAYIWSLWEIKGSSCFTENQTFLVIRLSFGVISQFWCSFVTFPLYVIVAQMGSRYKKTIVSENVRKSLHGWRHKVKTRLEGSIVNPERLLVTTSLDSVEDETDQIHSIATNSIAGCSPLFENTRVSNQQIAFEQNCTNEISECDDELHVPFSPRN
- the LOC107815735 gene encoding MLO-like protein 4 isoform X2; amino-acid sequence: MVFGLLSLLMGHWIIYVAKICVKSSALSSHFYPCSPPRNKSESAITRFVLSGSSYLNSSSRLLLSSRNEDLCPEGLQSFASKESLEQLHRLLLVLGVSHVSYSFFAIALAMIKIYSWRTWENYAKSMALQRLEGSEEAVPNNRRMGRISTFTFHHTAHPWSQHRALVWLLCFSRQFWSSINEADYMALRLGFITTHQLPLTYDFHKYMLRSMEEEFRDIVGISVPLWIFVILCVFLSFHGTNIYFWISFFPAILILLVGTKLHHVVVKLAVEIMDSSPREGFHQFNLRDELFWFGKPRLLLRIIQFISFQNAFEMAAYIWSLWEIKGSSCFTENQTFLVIRLSFGVISQFWCSFVTFPLYVIVAQMGSRYKKTIVSENVRKSLHGWRHKVKTRLEGSIVNPERLLVTTSLDSVEDETDQIHSIATNSIAGCSPLFENTRVSNQQIAFEQNCTNEISECDDELHVPFSPRN